In Anguilla rostrata isolate EN2019 chromosome 1, ASM1855537v3, whole genome shotgun sequence, a genomic segment contains:
- the LOC135239409 gene encoding nidogen-2-like → MYTRWTCTKRLECISPDGSGRRVIQSNLNYPFSLVFYANHFYYTDWRRDGVIALSRDTSQFTDEYLPDQRSHLYGITVASPYCQSGDSSSSQSRRYRGQI, encoded by the exons ATGTACACGCGATGGACAT GTACGAAGCGGCTGGAGTGCATCTCGCCGGACGGCTCGGGGAGGCGAGTGATTCAGAGTAACCTGAACTACCCCTTCAGCCTGGTGTTCTACGCCAACCACTTCTACTACACGGACTGGAGGCG GGACGGAGTCATCGCCCTGAGCCGGGACACCAGCCAGTTTACCGACGAATACCTGCCGGATCAGAGGTCCCACCTCTACGGCATCACCGTCGCCTCCCCCTACTGCCAATCAGGTGACAGCTCCTCGTCCCAAAGCCGGAGGTATAGGGGGCAGATTTAA